The following coding sequences lie in one Miscanthus floridulus cultivar M001 chromosome 9, ASM1932011v1, whole genome shotgun sequence genomic window:
- the LOC136480873 gene encoding uncharacterized protein, translating into MDLFSQHSDSSDDGSSIAPTNPSQIQGVSIRHHVPVVLDMEDGNFGQWRHFFESTLAKFGLEDQILVTVSKGVYDVMRRDNHDAFSLWNTVEGLFHDNELQHAVYLETELCCLQQGDMSMNTYCTKLKRIAHQLHDIGHPVSKPSQVLNLLRSLNHRYRYVKPVVTSKFPPHTFQSARSFLILEELSFQHDSNAEAGQALTTAHGDHSGGSTNSDLHASSSAKYGSSAPSAPRSNNNRSGNSNGGGNGRSNNQSDRRRGRGNNNGGGSGQTQNNVNAPNT; encoded by the exons ATGGATCTCTTCTCCCAGCACTCTGATTCATCCGATGATGGTTCCTCCATCGCCCCCACCAATCCTTCCCAGATTCAAGGTGTCTCCATTCGCCACCATGTTCCCGTCGTCCTCGACATGGAGGATGGCAACTTCGGTCAGTGGCGCCACTTCTTCGAGTCCACCCTCGCCAAGTTTGGTCTAGAGGACCAA ATACTCGTGACCGTCTCCAAGGGCGTCTACGACGTCATGCGCCGTGATAACCACGACGCGTTCTCCCTCTGGAACACCGTCGAGGGGCTCTTCCACGACAATGAGCTGCAGCACGCCGTCTACCTCGAAACCGAGCTGTGCTGTCTTCAACAAGGTGACATGTCGATGAACACCTACTGCACCAAGCTAAAGCGCATCGCCCATCAGCTGCATGACATCGGCCACCCCGTCTCCAAGCCGAGCCAGGTGCTGAACCTCCTTCGTAGCCTCAATCATCGGTACCGCTATGTCAAGCCTGTCGTCACCTCCAAGTTCCCGCCGCACACCTTCCAGAGTGCTCGCTCCTTCCTCATCCTTGAGGAGCTTAGCTTTCAGCATGACTCCAACGCCGAGGCTGGTCAGGCCCTTACTACAGCGCATGGTGACCACAGCGGCGGCTCCACCAACTCCGACCTCCACGCTTCCTCCAGCGCCAAATATGGCTCCTCCGCTCCTTCTGCGCCGCGATCCAACAACAACCGTTCCGGCAACAGCAACGGCGGTGGCAATGGGCGCTCCAACAATCAGTCTGATCGGCGTCGTGGCCGCGGCAACAAcaacggcggcggcagcggccaaACCCAGAACAACGTCAATGCCCCCAACACCTAG
- the LOC136480871 gene encoding cell number regulator 13-like, which yields MAAFWDIVGKAANLLQLFGMDAVTLIAIAASLLRFHEMNKECRKLEERVRMLRLLLNSPGGYWVMQHLELGHLLTTALKEAHELVESYNRSTLFARLRRGRGMATRLRDLRSSIDSYCSLIVSVNAFILVVEADPPSLVIR from the coding sequence ATGGCTGCGTTTTGGGACATCGTCGGAAAAGCGGCCAACCTGCTCCAGCTATTCGGAATGGACGCCGTCACCCTCATCGCCATCGCCGCGAGCTTGCTGCGGTTCCATGAGATGAACAAGGAATGCAGGAAGCTCGAGGAGCGCGTGCGGATGCTCCGCCTGCTCCTGAACTCGCCAGGCGGCTACTGGGTCATGCAGCACCTGGAGCTGGGCCATCTGCTGACCACTGCACTGAAGGAAGCCCACGAACTCGTGGAGTCCTACAACAGGAGCACGCTTTTTGCGCGTCTCCGGAGAGGCAGGGGCATGGCCACACGGTTGCGTGATCTGCGAAGTAGCATCGACTCCTACTGCAGCCTCATCGTGTCCGTCAACGCCTTCATCCTCGTCGTGGAGGCAGACCCTCCGTCGCTTGTTATTAGGTGA